In Bradyrhizobium guangxiense, the following are encoded in one genomic region:
- a CDS encoding GGDEF domain-containing protein: MKKPKRASAAKAKKGRKTSARRSEAVPGRPAKPPAKRPPRRGSPGDDGGRETAQATIRGLRIKLKTAQRRVAELEAAADTDFLLEIPNRRGFERELARAIAYMKRYRASGALIVLDVDRLKPINDSFGHAAGDEVLKAIAATLTRQVRASDVVGRLGGDEFALLLWNLSETDAKAKAAAFEQAIDELSFVFHGQHVTAGASTGVALLGAHSDAGRALEEADAAMYVRKARRRHEPRIRLVGS; this comes from the coding sequence ATGAAGAAACCAAAAAGGGCGAGCGCTGCGAAGGCCAAAAAGGGCCGAAAGACCAGCGCCCGCCGATCCGAAGCCGTCCCCGGGCGGCCGGCCAAGCCTCCGGCAAAGCGGCCTCCGCGGCGCGGTTCTCCGGGCGACGATGGAGGCAGGGAAACCGCCCAGGCGACGATCCGGGGCTTGCGGATCAAGCTCAAGACGGCGCAGCGCCGCGTCGCGGAGCTGGAAGCGGCAGCCGATACCGATTTCCTGCTCGAGATTCCCAACCGGCGCGGCTTCGAGCGCGAACTCGCGCGCGCCATCGCCTACATGAAGCGCTACCGTGCCAGTGGCGCGCTGATCGTGCTCGACGTCGACCGCTTGAAGCCGATCAACGATTCCTTCGGCCACGCCGCCGGCGACGAGGTGCTCAAGGCGATTGCCGCCACGCTGACGCGGCAGGTTCGCGCCTCCGACGTGGTCGGCCGGCTCGGCGGCGACGAGTTCGCGCTGCTGCTCTGGAATCTCAGCGAGACCGACGCCAAGGCGAAGGCGGCGGCCTTCGAGCAGGCGATCGACGAATTGTCCTTCGTCTTTCACGGCCAGCACGTGACCGCGGGCGCCTCCACCGGTGTCGCGCTATTGGGAGCGCATTCCGATGCGGGCCGCGCCCTGGAGGAAGCCGATGCCGCGATGTATGTGCGCAAGGCGCGCCGGCGGCACGAGCCGAGGATCAGGCTGGTTGGCAGCTGA
- a CDS encoding NAD(P)(+) transhydrogenase (Re/Si-specific) subunit beta has protein sequence MSANLSAFLYLVAGVLFILSLRGLSSPASSRQGNLFGMIGMAIAVATTLANHPPADGLAWVLVIVGIAIGAAIGAVIARRVPMTSMPELVAAFHSLVGMAAVLVAAGAFYAPEAFDIGTPGNIHPQSLVEMSLGVAIGALTFTGSVIAFLKLSARMSGAPIILPFRHGINIALALALVFFIVRLVLTGGAFDFWMIVILALALGVLMIIPIGGADMPVVISMLNSYSGWAAAGIGFTLGNSALIITGALVGSSGAILSYIMCHAMNRSFISVILGGFGGETAAAGGGGSGEQKPAKLGSADDAAFIMKNASKVIIVPGYGMAVAQAQHALREMADILKKEGVEVKYAIHPVAGRMPGHMNVLLAEANVPYDEVFELEDINSEFAQADIAFVIGANDVTNPAAEEDKSSPIYGMPVLQVWKAGTVMFIKRSLASGYAGIDNPLFYRDNTMMLLGDAKKVTENIVKAM, from the coding sequence ATGAGCGCCAACCTCTCTGCATTTTTGTATCTCGTGGCGGGAGTGCTGTTCATCCTGTCGCTGCGCGGGCTGTCGAGCCCGGCGTCGTCGCGCCAGGGCAATCTGTTCGGCATGATCGGCATGGCGATCGCGGTCGCCACCACGCTTGCCAATCATCCGCCGGCAGACGGTCTGGCCTGGGTGCTGGTGATCGTCGGCATCGCGATCGGCGCTGCGATCGGTGCGGTGATCGCACGGCGCGTGCCGATGACCTCGATGCCGGAGCTCGTCGCCGCCTTCCACTCGCTGGTCGGCATGGCCGCGGTGCTGGTCGCCGCCGGTGCGTTTTACGCGCCTGAGGCTTTCGACATCGGAACGCCCGGCAACATCCATCCGCAGAGCCTTGTCGAGATGTCGCTCGGCGTCGCCATCGGCGCGCTGACCTTCACCGGCTCGGTGATCGCGTTCCTGAAGCTGTCCGCGCGGATGAGCGGCGCACCGATCATTCTGCCGTTCCGCCACGGCATCAACATCGCGCTCGCATTGGCTCTGGTGTTCTTCATCGTCCGGCTCGTGCTCACGGGCGGCGCGTTCGACTTCTGGATGATCGTCATCCTGGCGCTGGCGCTGGGCGTGCTCATGATCATCCCGATCGGCGGAGCCGATATGCCGGTCGTAATCTCGATGCTGAACTCCTATTCGGGCTGGGCCGCAGCCGGCATCGGCTTCACGCTCGGCAATTCCGCGCTGATCATCACCGGCGCGCTGGTGGGCTCGTCCGGCGCCATCCTGTCCTACATCATGTGCCACGCGATGAACCGGTCCTTCATTTCGGTCATCCTCGGCGGCTTCGGCGGCGAGACCGCTGCGGCCGGCGGTGGCGGATCCGGCGAACAGAAGCCCGCCAAGCTCGGCTCGGCGGATGACGCCGCCTTCATCATGAAGAACGCCTCCAAGGTCATCATCGTGCCCGGCTACGGCATGGCGGTGGCGCAGGCCCAGCACGCGCTGCGCGAGATGGCCGACATCCTCAAGAAGGAAGGCGTCGAGGTGAAGTACGCCATTCACCCGGTCGCCGGCCGTATGCCGGGCCACATGAACGTGCTGCTCGCCGAAGCCAATGTGCCCTATGACGAGGTGTTCGAGCTCGAGGACATCAACTCCGAATTCGCGCAGGCTGACATCGCCTTCGTCATCGGCGCCAACGACGTCACCAATCCGGCGGCCGAGGAGGATAAGTCCTCGCCGATCTACGGCATGCCCGTGCTCCAGGTCTGGAAGGCCGGCACCGTGATGTTCATCAAGCGCTCGCTCGCCTCCGGCTATGCCGGTATCGACAATCCGCTGTTCTACCGCGACAATACCATGATGCTGCTCGGCGACGCCAAGAAGGTCACCGAGAACATCGTCAAGGCGATGTAA
- a CDS encoding alpha/beta hydrolase → MTIAKWTVILLVAVYLAALVVLYVRQREMLFPIPTAARTSPDAANYPEAEEHVLTASDGETIIVWHVPAKPGRPVILYFPGNGDFLAGRIDRFKAMTADGTGLVALSYRGYAGSSGAPSEQGLLRDAAAAYAFTTARYEAERIVAWGFSLGTGVAVALASEHRVAKLILEAPYTSTVDVAASSFWFVPVRLLMRDPFHSDRRIARVTVPLLVMHGTIDLAISIVFGERLFALAHEPKQFVRFAGGGHDNLDGFGAIATARRFIEQ, encoded by the coding sequence ATCACCATCGCCAAATGGACAGTCATCCTGCTCGTGGCCGTCTATCTTGCCGCGCTCGTCGTTCTGTACGTCCGGCAGCGCGAGATGCTGTTTCCCATCCCGACTGCCGCGCGGACCTCCCCTGACGCGGCGAATTATCCCGAGGCGGAAGAGCACGTCCTGACCGCCTCCGACGGCGAGACAATCATCGTCTGGCACGTCCCCGCCAAGCCCGGCCGTCCCGTGATCCTGTACTTCCCAGGCAATGGCGATTTTCTCGCCGGCCGCATCGATCGCTTCAAGGCGATGACGGCCGACGGCACCGGCCTCGTCGCCCTGTCTTACCGCGGCTATGCCGGCTCGAGCGGGGCGCCGAGCGAACAGGGCCTGCTGCGCGATGCCGCAGCCGCCTATGCCTTCACCACCGCGCGCTATGAAGCGGAACGAATCGTCGCCTGGGGCTTTTCGCTGGGGACCGGCGTGGCGGTCGCGCTTGCCTCGGAGCATCGTGTTGCAAAGCTCATCCTGGAGGCCCCCTATACATCGACGGTCGATGTTGCAGCTTCCTCGTTCTGGTTCGTTCCGGTGCGCCTGCTGATGCGCGATCCGTTTCATTCCGACCGGCGCATCGCGCGCGTCACGGTGCCGCTGTTGGTCATGCATGGCACCATTGACCTTGCGATTTCGATCGTGTTCGGAGAGCGTCTGTTCGCGCTCGCGCATGAACCGAAGCAGTTCGTTCGCTTTGCGGGCGGCGGACATGACAATCTCGATGGTTTCGGTGCGATCGCAACGGCAAGGCGCTTCATTGAACAATAA
- the rpsU gene encoding 30S ribosomal protein S21, translating into MQVLVRDNNVDQALKALKKKMQREGIFREMKLRGHYEKPSEKKAREKAEAVRRARKLARKKLQREGLLPMKPKPVFGAGPGGDRGGRGGPGAGPRGPR; encoded by the coding sequence GTGCAGGTTCTCGTTCGCGATAACAATGTCGATCAAGCCCTCAAGGCGCTGAAGAAGAAGATGCAGCGCGAGGGGATTTTCCGCGAGATGAAGCTCCGCGGTCACTACGAAAAGCCCTCCGAGAAGAAGGCCCGCGAAAAGGCCGAAGCCGTGCGCCGCGCGCGCAAGCTGGCCCGCAAGAAGCTGCAGCGTGAAGGCCTGCTGCCGATGAAGCCGAAGCCGGTGTTCGGCGCCGGCCCCGGCGGTGATCGCGGCGGTCGTGGCGGCCCAGGTGCAGGTCCGCGCGGACCGCGCTGA
- the purE gene encoding 5-(carboxyamino)imidazole ribonucleotide mutase: MTAPIAIIMGSQSDWDTMRHAADTLAALGVAADTRIVSAHRTPDRLFAFAKGAKAAGYKVIIAGAGGAAHLPGMAAALTELPVFGVPVESKTLKGLDSLYSIVQMPAGIPVGTLAIGKAGATNAALLAAAVLALSDPALSDRLAVWRKEQTEAVAERPEDKA, from the coding sequence ATGACCGCGCCGATCGCCATCATCATGGGAAGCCAGTCGGACTGGGACACGATGCGGCATGCCGCCGACACGCTTGCCGCGCTCGGCGTGGCCGCCGACACTCGCATCGTTTCGGCCCACCGCACGCCCGACCGGCTGTTTGCATTCGCCAAGGGCGCCAAGGCCGCGGGGTACAAGGTCATCATCGCCGGTGCCGGAGGCGCTGCACATCTGCCCGGCATGGCGGCCGCGCTGACCGAGCTTCCGGTGTTCGGAGTTCCCGTCGAATCCAAGACCCTCAAGGGCCTCGATTCGCTCTATTCGATCGTCCAGATGCCCGCTGGCATCCCGGTCGGCACCCTCGCCATCGGCAAGGCCGGTGCGACCAACGCCGCGCTTCTGGCGGCGGCCGTGCTGGCATTGTCCGACCCGGCCTTGTCCGATCGTCTCGCCGTCTGGCGCAAGGAACAGACCGAGGCGGTCGCCGAGCGCCCGGAGGACAAGGCGTGA
- a CDS encoding tetratricopeptide repeat protein has translation MASPFPERGLARLRQIWQRPFALALMGIALGGCSFDLGSLMPEKDKPQEAPKASAPAESAVSTGNVAEAQAHTAKAQSLAKSGETAAALDEFNRAVGLDPYNAQALYGRALIYQANNQHDFAIADFSAASGLNPQKVEPLLGRATSYLALGKVKEAAADLDEASEADPHNAQVWTTRGQAYERLGDKAKAAASYTRAVSLRPRDDAARSGLARVGG, from the coding sequence ATGGCCTCCCCCTTCCCCGAGCGCGGCTTGGCACGGCTACGCCAGATCTGGCAGCGGCCGTTCGCCCTGGCTTTGATGGGGATCGCGCTGGGCGGCTGCTCCTTCGATCTGGGATCATTGATGCCGGAGAAGGACAAGCCGCAGGAAGCCCCCAAGGCCTCCGCGCCCGCTGAGAGCGCGGTCAGCACGGGCAACGTCGCCGAGGCCCAGGCCCATACCGCAAAGGCCCAATCGCTGGCGAAGTCGGGCGAGACCGCGGCGGCGCTCGACGAGTTCAATCGGGCGGTCGGGCTCGATCCCTACAACGCGCAGGCGCTCTACGGCCGCGCCCTGATCTATCAGGCCAATAACCAGCACGATTTCGCCATCGCCGATTTCAGCGCTGCGAGCGGGCTCAACCCGCAGAAGGTCGAGCCGCTGCTCGGCCGCGCCACCAGCTATCTCGCGCTCGGCAAGGTCAAGGAAGCCGCAGCCGACCTGGATGAAGCCTCCGAGGCCGATCCGCACAACGCCCAGGTCTGGACCACGCGCGGACAGGCTTACGAACGGTTGGGCGACAAGGCCAAGGCGGCGGCGTCCTACACCAGGGCTGTCTCACTGCGTCCACGCGACGACGCCGCGCGCAGCGGCCTTGCCCGCGTCGGCGGCTGA
- a CDS encoding proton-translocating transhydrogenase family protein — protein sequence MEHAAQVVDPFIFRLSIFVLAVFVGYFVVWSVTPALHTPLMSVTNAISSVIVVGALLAGGVANVSSGSGWARAFGFVALIFACINIFGGFLVTQRMLAMYKKKSK from the coding sequence ATGGAGCATGCTGCACAGGTCGTCGACCCCTTCATCTTCCGGCTGTCGATCTTCGTCCTCGCCGTCTTCGTCGGCTATTTCGTGGTGTGGTCGGTGACGCCCGCGCTGCATACGCCGCTGATGAGCGTGACCAACGCGATCTCCTCGGTGATCGTGGTCGGTGCGCTGCTTGCCGGCGGCGTCGCCAATGTTTCGAGCGGCTCGGGCTGGGCGCGTGCCTTCGGCTTCGTTGCGCTGATCTTTGCCTGCATCAACATCTTCGGCGGCTTCCTTGTCACCCAGCGCATGCTGGCGATGTACAAGAAGAAGTCGAAGTAA
- a CDS encoding sodium:proton antiporter: protein MRWPYALPFAGLLLSIALGPLLFPKIWHHHYGKIAAAWSLLALVSLVIFAGSMATLAALVHALLAEYLGFIVLLFSLYVVAGGILITGDIKASPAINVGILALGTLGASIVGTTGAAMILIRPLIRANRPRRHNAHVVIFFIILVANVGGALTPLGDPPLFVGFLHGVDFFWTTRTIWLQTAIVAGLLLAIFAVIDFWRFRGEPLPGDTGPREPVRIRGLVNLVLIAAIVASLLVSAMWKPGVAFDVLGTKLELEDLARNLVLLAIAALSVWLTPDEHRQANGFTWEPIREVAKLFAGIFVAIIPVIAMLNAGHDGAFAWLLSAVTGPDGAPREVAYFWFTGLMSAFLDNAPTYLLFFELAGGDPQVLMHQLSGTLASISMGAVYMGALTYIGNAPNFMVSSIASENGIEMPSFFGYLLRAGAVLIPLFLLLTLLPVAPILRWH from the coding sequence ATGCGTTGGCCCTATGCGCTGCCCTTTGCCGGTCTGCTGCTGTCGATCGCGCTCGGACCGCTGCTATTTCCGAAAATCTGGCACCATCACTATGGCAAGATCGCGGCTGCCTGGTCGCTGCTGGCGCTCGTTTCGCTCGTGATCTTTGCCGGCAGCATGGCGACGCTGGCGGCGCTCGTGCACGCCCTGCTCGCCGAATATCTCGGTTTCATCGTGCTGCTGTTCTCGCTCTATGTGGTGGCCGGCGGCATTCTCATTACCGGCGACATCAAGGCCTCGCCGGCGATCAATGTCGGCATCCTCGCGCTCGGGACGCTGGGCGCAAGCATTGTCGGCACCACGGGTGCGGCGATGATCCTGATCCGCCCGCTGATTCGCGCCAACCGGCCGCGGCGCCACAACGCCCATGTCGTCATCTTCTTCATCATCCTGGTTGCCAATGTCGGCGGCGCGTTGACCCCGCTCGGCGATCCCCCGCTGTTCGTCGGTTTCCTGCACGGGGTCGACTTCTTCTGGACCACGCGGACCATCTGGTTACAGACCGCGATCGTGGCCGGGCTGCTGCTCGCGATCTTTGCCGTCATCGACTTCTGGCGTTTCCGCGGCGAGCCGCTGCCGGGCGACACCGGCCCCAGGGAGCCGGTCCGGATCCGCGGCCTCGTCAATCTGGTGCTGATCGCGGCCATCGTCGCGAGCCTTCTGGTGTCGGCAATGTGGAAGCCCGGCGTCGCCTTCGATGTTCTCGGGACGAAGCTCGAGCTGGAGGATCTCGCGCGCAATCTGGTGCTGCTGGCCATCGCAGCACTGTCGGTGTGGCTGACGCCGGACGAGCACAGGCAGGCCAACGGCTTCACCTGGGAGCCGATCCGCGAGGTCGCAAAACTGTTCGCGGGCATCTTCGTTGCCATCATTCCGGTCATTGCCATGCTTAACGCCGGCCACGACGGCGCCTTCGCCTGGCTGCTGTCGGCCGTGACGGGGCCGGACGGCGCGCCGCGCGAAGTCGCCTATTTCTGGTTCACTGGACTGATGTCGGCATTCCTCGACAATGCGCCGACCTATCTGTTGTTCTTCGAGCTCGCCGGCGGCGACCCGCAGGTGCTGATGCATCAACTCTCGGGCACGCTTGCATCAATCTCCATGGGCGCGGTCTATATGGGGGCGCTCACCTATATCGGCAACGCGCCGAACTTCATGGTGAGCAGCATCGCCAGCGAGAACGGCATCGAGATGCCGAGTTTCTTCGGCTATCTCCTGCGGGCCGGTGCCGTGCTGATCCCGCTGTTCCTGCTGCTGACCCTGCTGCCGGTCGCGCCGATCCTGCGCTGGCATTGA
- a CDS encoding Re/Si-specific NAD(P)(+) transhydrogenase subunit alpha, with protein sequence MKIAVAKEIDPSEPRVAASPDTVKKFKALGAEIAVEPGAGIKSGLPDSEFTAAGATVSADALKDADIIIKVKRPEASELSQYKRGALVIAIMDPYGNEAALKAMADAGVSAFAMELMPRITRAQVMDVLSSQANLAGYRAVIEGAEAFGRAFPMMMPAAGTVPAAKVFVMGVGVAGLQAIATARRLGAVVTATDVRPATKEQVESLGAKFLAVEDEEFKNAQTAGGYAKEMSKEYQAKQAALTAEHIKKQDIVITTALIPGRPAPKLVSGEMVKSMKPGSVLVDLAVERGGNVEGAKPGEVVDVDGIKIVGYTNVAGRVAASASSLYARNLFSFIETMVDKKEKKLAVNWDDELVKATALTKDGAVIHPNFQPKA encoded by the coding sequence ATGAAGATCGCCGTTGCCAAGGAAATCGATCCGTCGGAGCCGCGTGTCGCCGCTTCGCCTGATACGGTGAAGAAGTTTAAGGCGTTAGGCGCCGAGATCGCCGTCGAGCCGGGCGCCGGCATCAAGTCGGGCCTGCCGGATTCCGAATTCACCGCGGCTGGCGCCACCGTCAGCGCAGATGCGCTGAAGGATGCCGACATCATCATCAAGGTGAAGCGTCCCGAAGCCTCCGAGTTGTCGCAGTACAAGCGCGGCGCGCTCGTCATCGCCATCATGGATCCCTACGGCAATGAGGCCGCGCTGAAGGCGATGGCCGATGCCGGCGTCTCTGCCTTCGCGATGGAACTGATGCCGCGCATCACTCGCGCACAGGTGATGGACGTGCTGTCCTCGCAGGCGAACCTTGCCGGCTACCGCGCCGTGATCGAGGGCGCCGAAGCTTTCGGCCGCGCCTTCCCGATGATGATGCCCGCCGCCGGTACCGTGCCTGCCGCAAAAGTGTTCGTGATGGGCGTCGGCGTCGCCGGCCTGCAGGCGATCGCGACCGCGCGCCGCCTGGGCGCCGTCGTGACCGCCACCGACGTGCGTCCCGCCACCAAGGAGCAGGTCGAATCGCTCGGTGCGAAATTCCTCGCGGTCGAGGACGAAGAGTTCAAGAACGCGCAGACCGCCGGCGGCTACGCCAAGGAAATGTCCAAAGAGTACCAGGCCAAGCAGGCCGCGCTCACCGCCGAGCACATCAAGAAGCAAGACATCGTGATCACCACCGCGCTGATCCCGGGCCGTCCGGCGCCGAAGCTCGTCTCCGGTGAGATGGTCAAGTCGATGAAGCCGGGCTCGGTGCTGGTCGATCTCGCCGTCGAGCGCGGCGGCAATGTCGAGGGTGCAAAGCCCGGCGAGGTCGTCGACGTCGATGGCATCAAGATCGTCGGCTACACCAACGTCGCCGGCCGCGTTGCCGCCTCGGCCTCCAGCCTCTACGCACGCAACCTGTTCTCCTTCATCGAGACCATGGTCGACAAGAAAGAGAAGAAGCTCGCCGTGAACTGGGATGACGAGCTCGTCAAGGCCACGGCGCTGACCAAGGACGGCGCTGTGATCCACCCGAACTTCCAGCCGAAGGCATAA
- a CDS encoding cupin domain-containing protein, with amino-acid sequence MLAAKSEVQVDNEEVRVTEWRLPPGGATGHHTHGMDYVIVPVVAGEMTIVAPGGERSKAQLAAGKSYFRKAGVQHDVLNETSTEIVFLEIELKP; translated from the coding sequence ATGCTTGCTGCCAAGTCCGAGGTTCAGGTCGACAATGAGGAGGTCCGGGTGACGGAATGGCGCCTTCCGCCCGGCGGTGCCACCGGACATCACACCCACGGCATGGACTATGTCATTGTTCCCGTGGTGGCGGGGGAAATGACCATCGTGGCCCCCGGCGGCGAACGATCCAAGGCCCAGCTGGCGGCCGGCAAATCCTATTTCCGGAAGGCCGGGGTCCAGCATGACGTACTTAACGAAACCTCAACCGAGATCGTGTTCCTTGAGATCGAGCTGAAGCCGTAA
- a CDS encoding calcium:proton antiporter, translating to MSAHDPMPRSAWIFPALAVLLFAAVGATDYVFTLSLGGLVFATVLLVILFGTVFAAVHHAEVIAERVGEPYGTLVLTLSVTIIEVALITTIMLGDKPAPELARDTVFAVVMIVCNGLVGLCIFIGGLRYREQGFQLSGANVYLSVLFALATITLIMPNYTTSTPGPVYSAAQLGFVDVVTLALYGVFLYTQTVLHKDYFVHERADGGSGAAHLSGRMFTLSIVLLLIALLAVVLLAKKFSLVVDAVAAKIGAPPAFAGLLVALLILMPEGVAAVAAARKNDLQKSINLALGSSLATIGLTIPAVGIATYALDKELELGLSAQGSVLLLLTFFLSMLTFGTGRTNVLFGLVHMVVFAVYVFMVFVP from the coding sequence ATGAGCGCGCATGATCCGATGCCCCGGTCTGCCTGGATCTTTCCGGCGCTGGCCGTGCTGTTGTTCGCAGCCGTTGGCGCGACGGACTACGTGTTCACGCTCTCGCTGGGCGGGCTCGTCTTTGCGACCGTCCTGCTCGTCATCCTGTTCGGCACGGTGTTCGCTGCGGTTCATCATGCCGAAGTGATCGCCGAACGGGTCGGCGAACCCTATGGCACGCTGGTGCTGACGCTCTCGGTGACAATCATCGAGGTGGCGCTGATCACCACGATCATGCTGGGTGACAAGCCCGCGCCGGAACTGGCGCGCGACACGGTGTTCGCCGTGGTCATGATCGTCTGCAATGGCCTCGTCGGGCTCTGCATCTTCATCGGCGGCCTGCGCTATCGCGAGCAGGGGTTTCAGCTCTCCGGCGCCAACGTCTATCTCAGCGTCCTGTTCGCGCTTGCGACCATCACGCTGATCATGCCGAACTACACGACCAGCACCCCGGGGCCGGTCTATTCGGCAGCTCAGCTCGGTTTCGTCGACGTGGTCACGCTCGCACTGTACGGGGTGTTCCTCTACACCCAGACCGTCCTTCACAAGGACTACTTCGTCCATGAACGGGCGGACGGGGGGAGCGGCGCGGCGCATCTGTCCGGCAGGATGTTCACGCTCAGCATCGTGCTGCTGCTGATTGCGCTCTTGGCGGTGGTGCTGCTTGCCAAGAAATTCTCGCTGGTGGTCGATGCCGTTGCAGCCAAGATCGGCGCGCCGCCGGCCTTTGCCGGCCTTTTGGTCGCGCTCCTGATCCTGATGCCCGAAGGTGTCGCGGCCGTCGCTGCGGCCCGCAAGAACGACCTCCAGAAGAGCATCAACCTCGCGCTCGGCTCGTCCCTGGCCACCATCGGGCTGACGATCCCGGCCGTCGGCATTGCCACCTACGCGCTCGACAAGGAGCTCGAGCTTGGCCTCAGCGCCCAGGGCAGCGTGCTCTTGCTCCTGACCTTCTTCCTGAGCATGCTGACCTTCGGCACGGGCAGAACAAACGTCCTGTTCGGGCTGGTCCATATGGTGGTATTTGCCGTCTACGTGTTCATGGTTTTCGTGCCCTAA
- a CDS encoding 5-(carboxyamino)imidazole ribonucleotide synthase: MTDTRHVKLKPGDTIGILGGGQLGRMLAMAAARLGLRCQVFSPDPDSPAFDVVLNATCAEYADVEALELFANDVDVITYEFENVPAAAAMVLDARRPVLPNRKILETTQDRLAEKDFVTRLGIGTAAYADVTSVSSLREAIARIGLPAVLKPRRFGYDGKGQAIIREGDDIAKAWTSLATKSAILEAFVPYEREISVIAARSATGEVQCFDVTENEHRDHILKISRAPAGIPDALAEEARSIAGKIASALDYVGVLAVEMFVLANGTGPKVLVNEIAPRVHNSGHWTLDGASVSQFEQHIRAIAGWPLGKPVRHGEVVTMTNLIGDEINDYEKWLGVPGATVHIYGKGAPRPGRKMGHVTEVRPSTGK, encoded by the coding sequence GTGACCGACACCAGGCACGTGAAGCTGAAGCCCGGCGACACCATCGGAATCCTCGGCGGCGGACAATTGGGCCGGATGCTGGCCATGGCTGCGGCGCGGCTCGGCCTGCGCTGCCAGGTGTTCTCGCCCGATCCGGACTCGCCGGCTTTCGACGTCGTCTTGAACGCGACCTGCGCCGAATATGCCGACGTCGAAGCGCTCGAACTGTTCGCCAACGACGTCGACGTCATCACCTACGAATTCGAGAACGTGCCCGCCGCGGCCGCGATGGTACTCGATGCGCGCCGACCCGTGCTGCCCAACCGAAAGATTCTCGAGACCACCCAGGACCGGCTCGCCGAGAAGGATTTCGTGACCCGGCTCGGCATCGGCACCGCGGCCTATGCCGACGTCACCTCCGTCTCCTCGCTGCGCGAGGCGATCGCCAGGATCGGCCTTCCGGCCGTGCTCAAGCCCCGCCGCTTCGGCTATGACGGCAAGGGCCAGGCCATCATCCGCGAGGGCGACGACATCGCAAAGGCGTGGACCAGCCTCGCCACCAAGTCGGCGATCCTGGAGGCCTTTGTGCCGTACGAGCGCGAGATCTCCGTGATCGCCGCGCGCTCCGCCACAGGCGAGGTCCAGTGCTTCGACGTCACCGAAAACGAGCACCGCGACCACATCCTGAAGATCTCGCGTGCGCCCGCAGGAATCCCGGACGCCCTCGCCGAAGAAGCGCGCAGCATCGCCGGCAAGATCGCGAGCGCGCTCGACTATGTCGGCGTGCTCGCCGTCGAGATGTTCGTGCTCGCCAATGGCACAGGACCGAAGGTGCTGGTCAACGAGATCGCACCGCGCGTGCACAATTCCGGACATTGGACGCTCGACGGCGCCTCGGTCTCGCAGTTCGAGCAGCACATCCGCGCCATTGCCGGCTGGCCGCTCGGCAAGCCGGTGCGCCATGGCGAGGTCGTCACCATGACCAACCTGATCGGCGACGAGATCAACGACTACGAGAAGTGGCTGGGCGTGCCGGGCGCGACCGTGCACATCTACGGCAAGGGGGCACCGCGCCCCGGCCGCAAGATGGGTCACGTCACCGAAGTCAGGCCCTCGACAGGCAAGTGA
- the aqpZ gene encoding aquaporin Z, which yields MDMKKYAAEAIGTFWLTFAGCGSAVIAAGFPQVGIGLVGVSLAFGLSVVTMAYAIGHISGCHLNPAVTVGLAAGGRFPAGQILPYVIAQVLGAIVAAWLLYVIAHGAPGFDVGKGFASNGYDAHSPGQYSMIVCFLTEVVMTMMFLFIIMGATHGRAPAGFAPLAIGLALVMIHLVSIPVTNTSVNPARSTGPALFVGGWATAQLWLFWVAPLIGGALGGVIYRWLSEEPAGVVAGVKTA from the coding sequence ATGGACATGAAAAAATACGCTGCCGAAGCCATCGGCACTTTTTGGCTCACATTCGCAGGTTGCGGGAGTGCGGTGATCGCCGCCGGCTTTCCCCAGGTCGGCATCGGCCTGGTGGGCGTCTCGCTGGCCTTTGGACTGAGTGTGGTCACCATGGCCTATGCGATCGGCCACATCTCCGGCTGCCACCTCAATCCGGCCGTCACGGTCGGTCTCGCTGCCGGCGGGCGTTTCCCGGCGGGCCAGATCCTGCCCTATGTGATCGCCCAGGTGCTTGGCGCGATCGTGGCCGCATGGCTGCTCTATGTCATCGCGCACGGGGCCCCCGGATTCGACGTCGGCAAGGGTTTCGCATCCAACGGCTATGATGCGCATTCGCCCGGCCAGTACAGCATGATCGTGTGCTTCCTCACCGAGGTGGTGATGACAATGATGTTCCTGTTCATCATCATGGGCGCCACTCACGGCCGCGCGCCCGCAGGCTTCGCACCGCTCGCGATCGGGCTTGCGCTGGTGATGATCCATCTGGTCAGCATCCCCGTCACCAACACCTCGGTGAACCCGGCGCGCAGCACGGGCCCCGCGCTGTTCGTCGGCGGCTGGGCGACGGCGCAGCTCTGGCTGTTCTGGGTCGCACCGCTGATCGGCGGCGCGCTGGGCGGGGTGATCTATCGCTGGTTGAGCGAGGAGCCCGCAGGCGTGGTCGCGGGCGTGAAGACGGCGTAG